In Listeria monocytogenes, the following proteins share a genomic window:
- a CDS encoding MFS transporter, translating to MKNKYLSTSLGLYMNYFVHGMALIIIAQNIDFLSQKWHTDLAGAAGVVSSFGIGKLLAVFISGRLSDKFGRKLSVILGVFFYIIFLGGILLSPNTIIAYMFGISAGIANSFLDTGTYPALMEAYPKKAASANIIVKAFVQSGQFLLPFMIAFILANNLWYGWSFIVLIVILLINLLYTLTRTFPPMTVGKPLDVAELAEEKKQKFHFSIDEICLILFGFVAQTLLYIMSQWIAKYGSEVIHMTDDASRLLVSYASVGAIICVCVTFVLGNRGVRTLHILITYVTMTMLISFTLFAFPSEIVCIVGAFLLGYFSAGGIIQLGLTLLAEVSARGKGFVTSLYTIAEGIAVFVIPLIAAAISRIDIAAIFLLNAGIALFGLALLMIVFTRKKKFARDHI from the coding sequence ATGAAAAATAAATATTTATCTACATCACTAGGTCTTTATATGAACTACTTTGTTCATGGTATGGCGTTAATCATCATTGCACAAAATATTGATTTTTTATCTCAAAAATGGCATACAGATTTGGCTGGTGCTGCCGGCGTTGTATCTTCCTTTGGGATTGGTAAATTATTAGCTGTATTTATTTCAGGAAGGCTATCCGATAAATTCGGTCGAAAGTTGTCTGTTATTCTCGGCGTGTTTTTCTATATTATCTTTTTAGGCGGTATATTACTCAGTCCCAATACGATTATCGCTTACATGTTTGGTATTTCTGCTGGGATAGCAAATTCCTTCTTAGATACAGGAACCTACCCTGCCCTTATGGAAGCTTATCCAAAAAAAGCTGCTTCTGCTAATATTATTGTTAAAGCTTTCGTACAGTCTGGTCAATTCCTTTTACCATTCATGATTGCATTTATTTTGGCAAATAACTTATGGTATGGCTGGAGCTTTATTGTATTAATCGTTATTTTACTAATCAACTTACTCTATACATTAACGCGAACTTTCCCGCCGATGACTGTTGGAAAACCACTAGATGTAGCAGAGCTTGCCGAAGAGAAAAAGCAGAAGTTTCATTTTAGTATTGATGAAATTTGTTTGATTTTATTTGGTTTTGTGGCTCAAACTCTCCTTTATATTATGAGCCAATGGATTGCTAAGTACGGTTCAGAAGTTATTCATATGACGGATGATGCTTCTCGATTACTTGTAAGTTATGCAAGCGTTGGCGCGATTATTTGTGTGTGCGTGACATTTGTTCTAGGAAATCGCGGTGTGCGAACGCTCCATATCTTAATAACCTACGTAACTATGACCATGCTCATCTCTTTCACATTATTTGCTTTCCCAAGCGAAATCGTCTGTATTGTTGGAGCTTTCTTATTAGGTTATTTCTCTGCGGGAGGAATTATTCAATTAGGCTTAACATTACTTGCGGAAGTTTCTGCTCGAGGAAAAGGTTTTGTCACTAGTCTTTATACAATTGCAGAAGGGATAGCCGTGTTCGTTATTCCATTAATTGCAGCTGCTATTTCGAGAATTGATATTGCTGCTATCTTCTTATTAAATGCGGGTATTGCACTTTTCGGCCTTGCTCTCTTAATGATTGTATTTACTAGAAAGAAAAAATTTGCTCGAGATCACATCTAA
- a CDS encoding membrane protein gives MSTGLLWKEWRQNAWVFLFILFAFIGSEATTATNTVSMFNENYKYYQSEEFQKTNNTDQKMTGNEIKNDLSLTPYDFEGNLALFFYVFLFLGLKLTVFEKNKQMDYFTFGLPYSKKQIFWHKMLIPLLLIFIIVPLIIFCRFWYIYQQIPELYLPSVDDSFIYISSFSLLFLFSFTLAIAVGNLVGEIITAGIIAIGSVVSFLYMFPGAITNLIVGFKAFFAGKTLSDMDGGAVMLFNALPTPILSGTTMLWEFVVLIMLSIVMLIIGWYAMKTASLENNGRFLMNNKFRLPILIIGSLYVTICLSGHYASFNYEKIITTGQVVFLTIKMILILAVSATIFWILMYKWKTLRKH, from the coding sequence ATGAGTACAGGACTTCTTTGGAAAGAATGGCGTCAAAATGCATGGGTGTTTCTATTTATCCTTTTCGCTTTTATAGGCTCTGAAGCAACGACTGCAACCAATACAGTAAGCATGTTTAATGAAAACTATAAATATTATCAGTCAGAAGAATTTCAAAAAACTAACAACACAGATCAAAAAATGACAGGAAATGAAATAAAAAATGATTTAAGTTTAACTCCTTATGATTTTGAAGGGAATTTAGCACTTTTCTTCTATGTTTTTCTATTCTTAGGGTTAAAGTTAACGGTATTTGAGAAGAATAAGCAGATGGATTATTTTACGTTTGGATTACCATATTCAAAGAAACAAATATTTTGGCATAAGATGCTTATTCCATTACTTTTGATTTTCATTATAGTACCGCTCATTATTTTCTGTAGGTTTTGGTATATTTACCAGCAAATACCAGAATTGTATTTACCAAGTGTGGATGATTCATTTATTTATATTAGTTCTTTCTCGTTGTTGTTTTTATTCTCCTTCACCTTAGCGATTGCAGTGGGGAATTTAGTTGGAGAAATAATTACAGCTGGGATTATAGCGATTGGGTCCGTGGTTAGCTTTTTATACATGTTCCCAGGAGCAATCACCAATTTAATTGTTGGATTTAAAGCGTTTTTTGCTGGGAAAACATTATCGGATATGGATGGAGGAGCTGTAATGCTGTTTAATGCACTACCAACCCCCATTTTAAGCGGAACGACGATGCTTTGGGAATTTGTTGTGTTAATTATGTTATCTATAGTAATGTTAATCATTGGTTGGTATGCAATGAAAACTGCTTCTTTAGAAAACAATGGTCGCTTCCTGATGAATAATAAATTCCGTCTCCCGATACTTATCATTGGTTCACTCTATGTGACTATTTGTCTAAGTGGTCATTATGCAAGTTTTAATTATGAGAAAATCATTACAACAGGACAAGTGGTTTTCTTAACCATTAAAATGATACTCATTTTGGCGGTATCTGCCACTATTTTTTGGATATTAATGTATAAATGGAAAACACTTAGAAAACATTAA
- a CDS encoding ATP-binding cassette domain-containing protein, protein MKVDSLSKKIDGKLLLDKITFEVKPGEIIGIVGRNGVGKTTLFRTIMGFYIPDEGDVYLDEPLSKKPQLKQKLFMLQDNLHCWDGYKIPTIKKFYQKTYPLFDGAKFDSLMNQVNLAADVKFQNYSKGMKGLFGLVLALSVGADYILLDEPMEGLDVIAQKKIMGILLEEVEKRKLGMIISSHRLDDLDPIADYIHILQDNHIEESYHLESLREQAIKIQIAFENKKVPPLLLENGKVINKYGRVYTILFRDMNPELYAAIKKEKPIFMDELAVTLEDLFIYHLEERGGE, encoded by the coding sequence TTGAAGGTTGATTCACTTAGCAAAAAAATTGACGGGAAACTCTTATTGGATAAAATAACATTTGAAGTAAAGCCAGGAGAAATTATTGGCATAGTTGGACGAAATGGCGTAGGTAAAACAACTCTTTTTCGAACTATAATGGGCTTTTATATCCCAGATGAGGGCGATGTGTACTTAGATGAGCCATTAAGCAAAAAGCCTCAATTAAAGCAAAAACTATTTATGCTTCAAGACAATTTGCATTGTTGGGATGGTTATAAGATTCCGACGATAAAAAAATTCTATCAAAAAACATATCCACTATTCGATGGAGCTAAATTTGATAGCTTAATGAATCAAGTGAACTTAGCCGCAGATGTAAAGTTTCAAAATTATTCAAAAGGAATGAAGGGGCTTTTCGGTCTCGTTCTTGCTCTTTCTGTAGGGGCGGATTATATTCTACTTGATGAACCAATGGAAGGGCTTGACGTAATTGCTCAAAAGAAAATTATGGGCATATTATTAGAGGAAGTGGAGAAACGAAAATTAGGAATGATTATTTCTTCCCATCGTTTAGATGATTTAGACCCGATTGCTGATTATATTCATATTTTACAAGATAATCATATTGAAGAGTCTTACCATCTTGAGTCACTTCGGGAACAAGCTATTAAAATCCAAATCGCTTTTGAAAATAAAAAAGTACCACCTCTTTTACTCGAAAACGGAAAAGTAATTAATAAGTATGGTCGTGTTTACACCATTTTATTCCGAGATATGAATCCAGAATTATATGCAGCAATAAAAAAAGAAAAACCGATTTTCATGGATGAACTCGCAGTCACGTTAGAAGACTTGTTTATTTATCATCTAGAAGAACGAGGAGGTGAGTGA
- a CDS encoding GntR family transcriptional regulator encodes MFTINTKSQLPIYEQIVQKIKEQVVKGILQEGEKILSIREFASRIGVNPNTVSKAYQELERQEVIVTVKGKGTFIANQEDKVSSPKKLAETKIKLKETILDLVYLGINVEEIHKLSDEYSQDIIGGDMVEG; translated from the coding sequence ATGTTTACGATTAACACAAAAAGTCAACTACCGATTTATGAACAGATTGTCCAAAAAATTAAAGAACAAGTTGTCAAAGGGATCCTGCAAGAAGGCGAAAAGATACTGTCTATACGTGAATTTGCTAGTAGAATAGGAGTGAATCCAAACACTGTGAGTAAAGCTTACCAAGAATTAGAACGACAAGAAGTAATTGTCACGGTAAAAGGAAAAGGAACCTTTATAGCGAATCAAGAAGATAAAGTGAGTTCGCCAAAAAAATTAGCAGAAACAAAAATTAAATTAAAAGAAACAATTCTCGATTTAGTTTATCTTGGGATTAACGTAGAAGAAATACATAAATTATCAGATGAATATAGTCAAGACATCATTGGGGGTGACATGGTTGAAGGTTGA
- a CDS encoding methylated-DNA--[protein]-cysteine S-methyltransferase, translating to MVDLYYDTLHFSDTVLYFAATENGLVYIGTQAEKIQSAKQNVEKMHIYKEELLAYLNGELTDFTVPLHLTATPLQMEVFQALTTIPYGETRTYTEIAAQINRPKAVRAVGTAIGRNPLLFVIPCHRVIGKNGKLTGYSGGIRMKESLLKLEKLNLNQLSF from the coding sequence ATGGTAGATTTATATTATGACACGCTTCATTTTTCAGACACAGTGCTTTATTTTGCCGCAACGGAAAACGGTCTGGTTTATATTGGAACACAAGCCGAAAAAATTCAATCGGCCAAGCAAAACGTAGAAAAAATGCATATTTATAAAGAAGAATTGCTTGCTTATTTGAACGGTGAACTTACGGATTTTACTGTACCACTTCACTTAACCGCCACGCCTCTTCAAATGGAAGTGTTTCAAGCATTAACAACCATTCCATACGGAGAAACTAGAACGTATACAGAAATTGCAGCGCAGATAAATCGTCCTAAAGCGGTGCGCGCGGTCGGTACAGCTATCGGGAGAAACCCATTACTTTTCGTTATCCCGTGCCACAGAGTAATTGGCAAAAATGGTAAATTAACAGGTTATAGCGGCGGAATCAGAATGAAAGAATCATTATTAAAATTAGAAAAATTAAACTTAAATCAATTGTCTTTTTAA
- a CDS encoding bifunctional transcriptional activator/DNA repair enzyme AdaA yields MSDYYLTKKRWQAISTNDKTADGTFFYGVTSTKIFCYPSCKSRLPKKENILIFHSAEEAFSHGYRACKRCKSGGTALPDTEWVTNIEMYIKENFAKPLTLQIIADDCHGSPYHLHRTFKRITMITPITYLENIRINYAKKQLTSSNQSIEIIGKMSGFPNPSHFSTTFKRHTGLSPNQFRKTIKKN; encoded by the coding sequence TTGTCGGATTATTACTTAACCAAAAAAAGATGGCAAGCAATTTCAACGAATGATAAGACTGCTGATGGCACATTTTTCTACGGCGTTACATCTACGAAGATTTTTTGCTACCCGTCTTGTAAATCACGATTACCAAAAAAAGAAAACATCCTTATTTTCCATAGTGCGGAGGAAGCTTTTTCGCATGGCTACCGGGCTTGTAAACGATGTAAATCTGGTGGGACTGCGCTACCGGATACGGAATGGGTAACAAATATCGAAATGTATATTAAAGAAAATTTTGCCAAACCGCTCACTTTACAAATCATTGCAGATGATTGCCACGGAAGTCCTTACCATTTACACCGGACATTTAAGCGCATTACGATGATTACACCTATCACTTACTTGGAGAACATCCGGATTAACTACGCAAAAAAGCAACTAACTAGTTCCAACCAATCCATAGAAATTATTGGGAAAATGTCTGGTTTTCCAAATCCCTCTCATTTTTCTACAACTTTTAAAAGACATACAGGTTTGTCGCCAAACCAATTTCGAAAAACCATCAAAAAAAATTAA
- a CDS encoding RluA family pseudouridine synthase → MTHVTLPILEDWEGLSLTTILQEKFHLGKKARHEIRMSQNVLLNNKPLDDWNTPLFVGASLSLPVFLHDKIPTYEYDLEIIYEDDFLLVVNKPVDMKTHANDSYETDTCANAVQYYLEKTGQDANALAVHRLDQTTSGLVLFAKNKLAIAGLSWQMENRAIHRTYLAAVDGTWGLVMQTINKPIGEDRHHGSRRQISPYGQPAVTHVKVLENDNEKNTSLVECQIETGRTHQIRVHLSGIGHPIIGDTLYGGSPRANRIMLHAEKLHLNHPFKGKEMNFSAPAGDDWVF, encoded by the coding sequence ATGACACATGTAACATTACCCATTTTAGAAGATTGGGAAGGTCTTTCACTAACTACTATTTTGCAAGAAAAATTTCACCTCGGTAAAAAGGCACGACATGAAATTCGCATGTCTCAAAACGTTTTACTAAATAACAAACCGCTTGACGACTGGAATACGCCACTTTTCGTTGGTGCGAGTCTTTCTTTACCAGTTTTTTTACACGACAAAATCCCGACTTATGAGTACGACTTAGAAATTATTTATGAAGATGATTTTTTACTTGTAGTCAATAAACCGGTGGATATGAAAACTCATGCAAATGATAGTTATGAAACAGATACTTGCGCGAATGCCGTGCAATATTACTTAGAAAAAACAGGCCAAGATGCGAACGCCCTAGCAGTTCATCGTCTTGATCAAACTACTTCCGGTTTAGTACTGTTTGCTAAAAACAAATTAGCTATCGCCGGCTTATCTTGGCAAATGGAAAATAGAGCGATTCACCGGACTTATCTCGCTGCAGTTGATGGTACTTGGGGACTCGTGATGCAAACAATCAACAAACCAATTGGCGAAGATCGTCACCACGGTTCTAGACGCCAAATCAGCCCATATGGTCAACCAGCAGTAACGCATGTTAAAGTGTTAGAAAACGATAATGAAAAAAATACCTCTCTTGTAGAATGCCAAATCGAAACTGGCCGGACGCACCAAATCCGCGTGCACTTAAGCGGAATCGGCCACCCAATCATTGGTGATACACTTTATGGTGGTTCTCCTCGTGCTAATCGCATTATGCTACATGCAGAGAAATTACATTTAAATCATCCTTTCAAAGGCAAAGAAATGAATTTTTCAGCGCCTGCTGGAGATGATTGGGTATTTTAA
- a CDS encoding VOC family protein, producing MLHHVEIYVADLEESRMFWSELLEELSYELYQTWNEGFSYKFADTYLVFVQTEEPFIAEGYHRKRIGLNHLAFHGGTKERVDDFRAKLKAKGTKLLYEERYPFAGGENHYAVFFEDPNGIKVEICTEVTT from the coding sequence ATGTTACACCATGTGGAAATATATGTAGCTGATTTAGAAGAAAGTCGCATGTTTTGGTCAGAGCTGTTAGAAGAACTTTCTTATGAGTTATACCAGACTTGGAATGAAGGCTTTAGTTATAAATTCGCCGATACGTATTTAGTATTTGTGCAAACAGAGGAACCGTTTATCGCGGAAGGTTATCATCGCAAGCGCATTGGTCTTAATCATTTGGCATTTCATGGTGGTACAAAAGAACGTGTGGATGATTTTCGAGCCAAATTAAAAGCAAAAGGAACCAAACTTCTATATGAAGAAAGATATCCTTTTGCTGGTGGTGAAAATCATTATGCTGTATTTTTTGAAGATCCAAATGGAATAAAAGTAGAGATTTGTACAGAAGTCACAACGTAA